From the Halalkalicoccus sp. CGA53 genome, one window contains:
- a CDS encoding CBS domain-containing protein codes for MNVADAMTPRSELVTVELPGTRDDALEYLQERRFSSVPVVKEEAGTEVFRGLVTREGLIENPDENQLALLLEEVPTIGKEASIAELSRLIVEEGARRVPVVDGELEGIVTITDVIRAVAEGRIDGETEVGGLEDRHVNSTYRETPLPVAERELYYADEPYAVVLDGEGKMCGIITAVDVIAVAEVVDGEENPGDAVAGQDSEWAWEGIKAVASRSVPTRNVVIPETPVGEFMTEDVVTVTRRRSAEEAAQQMIRHDIEQIPMVSGDDLVGILKDVHLLEAIYE; via the coding sequence ATGAACGTCGCGGACGCGATGACGCCTCGCTCGGAGCTCGTCACGGTGGAACTCCCCGGTACGCGCGACGACGCCCTCGAGTACCTGCAGGAACGCCGGTTCTCCTCGGTCCCCGTCGTGAAAGAGGAAGCGGGCACGGAGGTCTTCCGGGGGCTCGTCACGCGCGAGGGACTGATCGAGAACCCCGACGAGAACCAGCTCGCGCTCCTGCTGGAGGAGGTGCCGACGATCGGGAAGGAGGCCTCGATCGCGGAGCTCTCGCGGTTGATCGTCGAGGAAGGGGCCCGAAGAGTGCCGGTCGTCGACGGCGAACTGGAGGGGATCGTCACGATCACGGACGTGATCAGGGCGGTCGCGGAGGGGAGGATCGACGGCGAGACCGAGGTCGGCGGGCTCGAGGACCGCCACGTCAACTCCACCTACCGAGAGACGCCGCTGCCGGTCGCCGAGCGCGAGCTCTACTACGCCGACGAGCCGTACGCCGTCGTCCTCGACGGCGAGGGGAAGATGTGTGGGATCATCACCGCCGTCGACGTGATCGCGGTCGCGGAGGTCGTCGACGGCGAGGAGAACCCGGGTGACGCCGTCGCCGGACAGGACAGCGAGTGGGCCTGGGAGGGGATCAAGGCGGTCGCGAGCCGGTCGGTTCCCACGCGAAACGTCGTGATCCCCGAGACGCCAGTCGGGGAGTTCATGACCGAAGACGTGGTGACGGTGACCCGTCGTCGGAGCGCCGAGGAGGCCGCCCAGCAGATGATCCGCCACGACATCGAACAGATCCCGATGGTCTCGGGCGACGACCTCGTCGGTATCCTGAAGGACGTCCACCTGCTCGAGGCGATCTATGAGTGA
- a CDS encoding NADP-dependent oxidoreductase yields MERTNREWVLASRPEGKPRTEDFELVETEVPEPRAGEVLVRVLVLSVDPYMRGRMRDRDSYAESWDVGEPMQARAVGEVVESAHPEYREGEVVVGPFRWAEYATAPGHEVQPVDPELAPISTALGVLGMPGRTAYFGTLDVAEPKPGDTMVVSAAAGAVGSVVGQIAKLCGARVVGIAGSDRKCDWLTGELGLDEAVNYRESEDMYTAIAEACPDGVDVYYDNVGGEITDAVFHQLNERARVTVCGQIALYNEEGPSTGPRKLWKLIETRARVEGFLISDYERRYEEVTERLAGWISEGELTYEETVSEGIESAPEAFIGLFEGENVGKQVVRVAER; encoded by the coding sequence ATGGAGAGGACGAACCGCGAGTGGGTGCTCGCGAGCCGACCGGAGGGAAAACCACGTACCGAGGACTTCGAACTGGTCGAGACCGAGGTTCCGGAGCCTAGGGCAGGCGAGGTGCTCGTCAGGGTTCTCGTGCTCTCGGTAGACCCGTACATGCGCGGGCGGATGCGCGATCGCGACTCCTACGCGGAGTCCTGGGATGTGGGAGAGCCGATGCAGGCGAGAGCCGTCGGCGAGGTGGTGGAGTCCGCCCATCCGGAGTACAGAGAAGGCGAGGTGGTCGTCGGACCGTTCCGGTGGGCGGAGTACGCGACGGCACCGGGTCACGAGGTTCAGCCGGTGGATCCGGAGCTAGCGCCGATTTCCACGGCGCTCGGCGTGCTCGGGATGCCCGGCCGGACCGCTTATTTCGGGACGCTCGACGTCGCGGAGCCGAAGCCGGGCGACACGATGGTCGTCTCCGCGGCAGCCGGCGCGGTCGGATCGGTCGTCGGGCAGATCGCCAAACTCTGTGGCGCTCGCGTGGTGGGGATCGCCGGCTCCGATCGGAAGTGCGACTGGCTCACCGGGGAGTTGGGTCTCGACGAGGCGGTGAACTACCGGGAGTCGGAGGACATGTACACTGCTATCGCCGAGGCGTGTCCCGACGGCGTCGACGTCTACTACGACAACGTCGGCGGCGAGATCACCGACGCGGTCTTTCACCAACTCAACGAGCGCGCTCGCGTGACCGTCTGCGGACAGATCGCCCTCTACAACGAGGAGGGGCCGTCGACCGGCCCCCGCAAACTCTGGAAGCTGATCGAGACGCGCGCCCGCGTCGAGGGATTTCTGATCTCCGACTACGAGAGGAGATACGAGGAGGTGACCGAACGGCTCGCAGGATGGATCAGCGAGGGGGAACTCACCTACGAGGAGACGGTCTCGGAGGGGATCGAGAGCGCGCCCGAGGCGTTCATCGGGCTGTTCGAGGGCGAGAACGTCGGCAAGCAGGTCGTGCGGGTCGCCGAGCGGTAG
- a CDS encoding DEAD/DEAH box helicase, with protein MAATQGDVAYVEHPLLAPGFVERRLYQIQLAGVAKTAHTLVCLPTGLGKTTVSLLVTAERLASVGGKVLFLAPTKPLVEQHAAFYRDALSVPDDEIVVFTGEVRPDDRAELWEEATVVIATPQVVENDLVGSRLSLSEVTHLTFDECHRATGDYAYVYIAERYHRDAENPLVTGMSASPGGDRESITEVCENLGLTEVEVMTEEDADVAKYTHDTEVEWETIQVPEEILEIRDGMNEVLKERLERLKEMGILPSARVDISRKELFAARSELQKLISNDQSEGYQGMSIHAEVMKLKHGVEVVESQGVEALVAYFERLQNEARSSGASKASQRLVSEPRIREAIRLARAYDDLHPKLAETRRLVIETLASGGDRVIVFTEYRDTAETLTEFLSAHVDARRFVGQGDKEGSSGMTQNQQKEVLDAFRGGEFDVLVSTSVAEEGLDVPEVDLVLFYEPVPTAIRSIQRKGRTGRQSEGRVVVLMAEGTRDEAYFWISRRREKEMASELAELKGVAKEVSEELDDDQSQLGQFETGNGTDRGSSSRTDRTGGGQPDLASFSPPTNGPDEEAASEETGTSEGESEDRSEGVVATARPSEEGIEIVADQRELDSHIARELSRREGIEVRLETLAVGDYVLSDRVAVERKSVADFLDSLFGGERSVFEQVGDLSRHYARPVVIVEGEGLYEERNVHPNAIRGALASLAVDFGASVLRTRGREDTTELLSVIAKREQEESEREVRVHGEKGAKTLAEQQEYVVGSIADIGPVTARALLEQFGSVEAVLTASEGELMETDGVGEVTAERIREVVASEYGN; from the coding sequence ATGGCCGCCACGCAGGGCGACGTCGCCTACGTCGAGCACCCGTTGCTGGCTCCGGGGTTCGTAGAGCGCCGGCTCTACCAGATCCAGCTCGCCGGCGTGGCGAAGACCGCACACACGCTCGTCTGCCTCCCGACTGGCCTCGGCAAGACCACCGTGAGCCTGCTCGTCACAGCCGAACGCCTCGCGAGCGTCGGGGGAAAGGTGCTCTTTCTCGCACCCACGAAACCGCTGGTCGAACAGCACGCGGCCTTCTACCGCGACGCCCTCTCCGTACCCGACGACGAGATCGTCGTCTTCACCGGCGAGGTCCGGCCGGACGACCGCGCCGAACTCTGGGAGGAGGCCACCGTGGTGATCGCCACCCCGCAGGTCGTCGAGAACGACCTCGTCGGGAGCCGTCTGTCGCTTTCGGAGGTCACGCACCTCACCTTCGACGAGTGTCACCGCGCGACGGGCGACTACGCCTACGTCTACATCGCCGAACGGTACCACCGAGATGCGGAGAACCCACTCGTGACGGGGATGAGCGCCTCGCCCGGTGGTGACCGCGAGTCGATCACGGAGGTCTGTGAGAACCTCGGGCTCACCGAAGTCGAGGTGATGACCGAGGAGGACGCGGACGTCGCGAAGTACACCCACGACACCGAGGTCGAGTGGGAGACGATCCAGGTACCCGAGGAGATCCTCGAGATCCGCGACGGGATGAACGAGGTACTCAAAGAGCGTCTGGAACGCCTGAAGGAGATGGGCATTCTCCCCTCGGCGCGCGTCGACATCTCCAGAAAGGAGCTGTTCGCCGCCCGGAGCGAACTCCAGAAGCTGATCTCGAACGACCAGTCCGAGGGCTACCAGGGGATGTCGATCCACGCGGAGGTGATGAAGCTCAAACACGGCGTCGAGGTCGTCGAGTCACAGGGCGTCGAGGCGCTCGTCGCCTACTTCGAGCGGCTGCAGAACGAGGCTCGCTCCTCGGGCGCGTCGAAGGCGAGCCAGCGCCTCGTCAGCGAGCCGAGGATCCGCGAGGCGATCCGGCTCGCCAGGGCGTACGACGACCTCCACCCGAAGCTCGCCGAGACCCGCAGGCTCGTGATCGAGACGCTCGCGAGCGGCGGCGACCGGGTGATCGTCTTCACGGAGTACCGCGACACGGCCGAGACGCTCACCGAGTTCCTCTCCGCCCACGTCGACGCCCGCCGGTTCGTCGGTCAGGGGGACAAGGAGGGCAGTTCGGGGATGACACAGAACCAGCAGAAGGAGGTCCTCGACGCCTTTCGCGGGGGCGAGTTCGACGTGCTCGTCTCGACATCGGTGGCAGAGGAGGGTCTCGACGTCCCCGAGGTCGATCTCGTACTCTTCTACGAACCCGTCCCCACGGCGATCCGGTCGATCCAGCGAAAGGGTCGGACGGGTCGGCAGTCCGAGGGCCGCGTCGTCGTGCTGATGGCCGAAGGGACCAGGGACGAGGCGTACTTCTGGATCTCGCGCCGGCGCGAGAAGGAGATGGCCTCCGAACTCGCGGAGCTGAAGGGCGTGGCGAAGGAGGTCTCGGAGGAGCTCGACGACGACCAGTCGCAGCTCGGCCAGTTCGAGACCGGCAACGGTACCGATCGGGGGTCCTCCTCGCGGACGGACCGAACCGGTGGCGGACAGCCCGACCTCGCGTCGTTCTCGCCGCCAACGAACGGCCCGGACGAGGAGGCAGCGAGCGAGGAGACCGGCACCTCCGAGGGTGAGAGCGAGGACCGATCCGAGGGCGTGGTCGCGACGGCACGACCGAGCGAGGAGGGGATCGAGATCGTCGCCGACCAGCGCGAACTCGACTCGCACATCGCCCGCGAACTCTCCCGGCGCGAGGGGATCGAGGTACGTCTGGAGACGCTCGCGGTGGGCGACTACGTCCTCTCGGACCGGGTGGCCGTCGAGCGCAAGTCGGTGGCGGACTTCCTCGACTCGCTGTTCGGTGGCGAACGTTCGGTGTTCGAGCAGGTCGGCGACCTGAGCCGACACTACGCCCGACCGGTCGTGATCGTCGAGGGCGAGGGGCTCTACGAGGAGCGAAACGTCCACCCGAACGCGATCCGGGGGGCGCTCGCGAGCCTCGCGGTCGACTTCGGCGCGTCGGTCTTACGGACCAGGGGTCGAGAGGACACGACCGAACTCCTCTCGGTGATCGCGAAACGGGAGCAGGAAGAGTCCGAAAGAGAGGTCCGGGTCCACGGCGAGAAGGGGGCGAAGACGCTCGCCGAGCAGCAGGAGTACGTCGTCGGGTCGATCGCCGACATCGGGCCGGTGACCGCGCGAGCGCTCTTGGAGCAGTTCGGGAGCGTCGAGGCGGTACTCACCGCGAGCGAGGGGGAGCTGATGGAGACCGACGGGGTGGGCGAGGTGACCGCCGAACGGATCAGGGAGGTCGTCGCGAGCGAGTACGGGAACTAA
- a CDS encoding DUF7556 family protein, with protein sequence MSTRATRLPDVARESEVMAAVDEGERCSRYVIADVSIDDAWLSMPVAEAASLRDWR encoded by the coding sequence ATGTCCACGAGGGCGACGCGACTGCCGGACGTGGCTCGCGAATCGGAGGTGATGGCGGCCGTCGACGAGGGCGAGCGGTGTAGCCGCTACGTCATCGCCGACGTGTCGATCGACGACGCGTGGCTCTCGATGCCGGTAGCGGAGGCGGCGTCGCTCCGCGACTGGCGATAG
- a CDS encoding SHOCT domain-containing protein, with protein MTDLREFVAEDLWLLVAIVTFALTALVGMAGLEALAGAVAVVGWFLLTPILLFWGEEVAEMLFGGDTEQRGRRVDPGADEDTALAELKRRYAEGEIDDEEFEHRLERLVELDTFPASVRGAGEEDARELEYER; from the coding sequence ATGACGGATCTGCGCGAGTTCGTTGCCGAGGACCTCTGGCTGCTGGTCGCCATCGTGACGTTCGCGCTCACCGCGCTCGTCGGCATGGCCGGTCTCGAAGCGCTCGCGGGCGCCGTCGCGGTGGTCGGCTGGTTCCTGCTGACGCCGATCCTGCTGTTCTGGGGGGAGGAAGTCGCGGAGATGCTGTTCGGAGGGGATACAGAGCAACGGGGACGACGGGTGGATCCGGGTGCCGACGAGGACACCGCGCTCGCGGAACTGAAACGGCGGTACGCGGAGGGCGAGATCGACGACGAGGAGTTCGAACACCGCCTCGAACGGCTGGTCGAACTCGATACGTTCCCCGCGTCCGTACGCGGGGCCGGCGAGGAGGACGCCAGGGAACTGGAGTACGAGCGGTAG
- a CDS encoding ester cyclase, with product MTERANEHEELIRRYLNAFNERDRETMSELLADDVVEHGLGRELHGYEEIEEFLDAHFETFPDYSGRTDVLISEDDTVAVRYTVSGTHTGEYLDVEPSGRTVEWSGIAMYRIEGDEIAEIWIEEDRLGLLEQLEVLDPPAHLRL from the coding sequence ATGACAGAGCGAGCGAACGAACACGAGGAACTGATCAGGCGCTACCTGAACGCGTTCAACGAGCGGGACAGGGAGACGATGTCGGAGCTGCTCGCCGATGACGTCGTCGAACACGGCCTCGGCAGGGAGCTCCACGGATACGAGGAGATCGAGGAGTTTCTCGACGCGCACTTCGAGACGTTTCCCGACTACTCGGGGCGGACCGACGTGTTGATCTCCGAGGACGATACGGTCGCGGTCCGCTACACCGTCAGCGGAACGCACACGGGCGAGTACCTGGACGTCGAGCCGAGCGGTCGGACGGTCGAGTGGTCCGGGATAGCGATGTACCGGATCGAGGGCGACGAGATCGCGGAGATCTGGATCGAGGAAGATCGCCTGGGGCTGCTCGAACAGCTCGAGGTCCTCGATCCGCCGGCACACCTCAGACTGTAG
- the glyS gene encoding glycine--tRNA ligase — translation MSEGPTDEDVVELAKRRGFFFPSSGAYGGVAGFYTYGPQGAALKRHVEDTWRERFTVREDNLELDAPTIMPEPVFEASGHLDTFDDMLVECAECGESHRADHLVEDAIGIEDAEALPIPEVETIIREEGIDCPACGAALAGEQVTEFNLMFETAIGPGTGSPGYLRPETAQGIFVEFPLLREYARNQLPFGVTQIGRAYRNEISPRRAIVRVRELTQAELELFVDPETDRPNLSGVADTTLPLYSVEAQDGEGGPVEMTLGAAVSEGVLENEWIAYYLGIAAEWYERIGVDMDRFRFRQHLPGERAHYAADCWDAEAEVGGNWIEIAGFAYRGDYDLSKHAEHADEEFTVFRQYDEPVTVERATVDPDMSFLGPEFGGAAAGIADELAALAARDREAFAGETVTVEVDGELYEIPTERTGFSVEEVTESGEHVVPHVVEPSFGVDRTVYTLIDHGYREDEVDDESRRFLAFEPAVAPTFVGVFPLMDRDGMGERASALARQLRESGFSVSYDDSGNIGRRYRRQDEVGTPFGVTVDYESIEDDTVTLRDRDSTRQVRLPRDELIGRLHELRYGRATFVDLVEEYEELTERAETTAET, via the coding sequence ATGAGTGAGGGTCCGACGGACGAAGACGTCGTCGAACTCGCGAAACGTCGGGGCTTCTTCTTCCCGTCGTCGGGGGCTTACGGCGGCGTCGCCGGCTTCTACACCTACGGCCCGCAGGGCGCGGCACTCAAACGCCACGTGGAGGACACCTGGCGCGAGCGCTTTACGGTACGGGAAGACAACCTCGAACTCGACGCGCCGACGATCATGCCCGAACCGGTCTTCGAGGCGTCGGGCCACCTCGACACGTTCGACGACATGCTCGTCGAGTGTGCGGAGTGCGGCGAGAGCCACCGAGCCGACCACCTCGTCGAGGATGCGATCGGGATCGAGGACGCCGAAGCGCTCCCGATCCCGGAGGTCGAGACGATCATCCGCGAGGAGGGGATCGACTGTCCCGCCTGCGGCGCGGCGCTCGCGGGCGAGCAGGTCACCGAGTTCAACCTGATGTTCGAGACGGCGATCGGGCCAGGGACAGGGAGTCCGGGCTATCTCAGGCCGGAGACCGCCCAGGGGATCTTCGTCGAATTTCCCCTCCTCAGGGAGTACGCGAGGAACCAGCTCCCGTTCGGCGTGACGCAGATCGGTCGGGCGTACCGGAACGAGATCAGCCCTCGCCGGGCGATCGTCCGGGTTCGCGAACTGACGCAGGCGGAGCTAGAGCTGTTCGTCGATCCGGAGACGGACAGGCCGAATCTCTCGGGGGTCGCGGACACCACCCTGCCACTCTACTCCGTGGAAGCCCAGGATGGAGAGGGCGGCCCCGTCGAGATGACCCTCGGAGCGGCCGTCTCCGAGGGCGTCCTCGAGAACGAGTGGATCGCCTACTACCTGGGGATCGCTGCGGAGTGGTACGAGCGGATCGGCGTCGACATGGACCGGTTCCGGTTCCGACAGCACTTGCCCGGCGAACGGGCGCACTACGCCGCCGACTGCTGGGACGCCGAGGCCGAAGTGGGTGGAAACTGGATCGAGATCGCGGGTTTCGCCTACCGTGGGGACTACGATCTCTCGAAGCACGCCGAACACGCCGACGAGGAGTTCACGGTCTTCCGGCAGTACGACGAACCCGTGACGGTCGAGCGCGCGACGGTCGACCCCGACATGAGTTTCTTGGGACCGGAGTTCGGCGGTGCCGCGGCGGGGATCGCCGACGAACTCGCGGCCCTCGCCGCCCGGGACCGCGAGGCGTTCGCGGGCGAGACCGTGACGGTCGAGGTCGACGGAGAGCTCTACGAGATACCCACGGAGAGGACGGGCTTTTCGGTCGAGGAGGTGACGGAGTCCGGTGAGCACGTCGTCCCGCACGTGGTCGAACCCTCCTTCGGCGTCGACAGGACCGTCTACACGCTGATCGACCACGGATACCGGGAGGACGAGGTCGACGACGAGTCGAGACGGTTCCTCGCGTTCGAGCCCGCGGTCGCGCCCACGTTCGTCGGCGTCTTCCCGCTGATGGATCGGGACGGGATGGGCGAACGTGCGAGCGCGCTCGCCCGGCAGCTGCGCGAGAGCGGTTTCTCGGTCAGCTACGACGACTCGGGGAACATCGGCCGCCGGTACAGGAGACAGGACGAGGTTGGGACGCCGTTCGGCGTCACCGTCGACTACGAGAGCATCGAGGACGACACCGTCACCCTCAGGGACCGCGACTCGACGCGGCAGGTCCGGTTGCCCCGCGACGAGTTGATCGGTCGCCTGCACGAGCTGCGGTACGGCCGGGCGACGTTCGTCGACCTGGTCGAGGAGTACGAAGAGCTAACAGAGCGAGCCGAGACCACGGCGGAGACGTGA
- a CDS encoding dolichol kinase gives MTEIGRRLVHSSGVLAPAAYLLGILTWDQLIALLVLGVGVAAVLEVVRLRHGLDWWIYENLTREYEQEKVAGYALYMVGFAFLALLFAPAIAIPGMLMLAIGDPVSGFLGKTFGDGGLSRKPVPVLVATFVVCFVLAVPFVWAGIDPTVPGATAVAATAFAVAAAGALVATLADGVPLIVRDYVVDDNISIPVGAGVAMWLAFVVL, from the coding sequence GTGACCGAGATCGGCAGGCGGCTGGTCCACTCCTCCGGAGTACTAGCGCCGGCCGCCTACCTCCTCGGGATCCTCACCTGGGACCAGCTCATCGCGCTGCTCGTGCTGGGCGTCGGGGTCGCAGCCGTCCTCGAGGTCGTTCGACTCAGACACGGGCTCGACTGGTGGATCTACGAGAACCTCACCCGCGAGTACGAACAGGAGAAGGTCGCGGGCTACGCGCTCTACATGGTCGGCTTCGCGTTCCTCGCGTTGCTCTTCGCGCCGGCGATCGCCATCCCCGGAATGTTGATGCTCGCGATCGGCGATCCGGTCAGTGGCTTTCTGGGGAAGACGTTCGGCGACGGCGGACTCTCACGAAAGCCGGTGCCCGTCCTCGTCGCGACGTTCGTCGTCTGTTTCGTCCTCGCGGTACCGTTCGTCTGGGCCGGAATCGACCCGACCGTCCCCGGCGCGACTGCCGTCGCAGCGACCGCATTCGCCGTCGCGGCGGCCGGCGCGCTCGTCGCGACGCTCGCCGACGGGGTCCCCCTGATCGTCCGTGATTACGTAGTCGACGACAACATCTCGATCCCGGTCGGCGCGGGCGTGGCGATGTGGCTCGCGTTCGTGGTGCTGTGA
- a CDS encoding PPC domain-containing DNA-binding protein has protein sequence MKHRAVETTREFVARFERGAEWRAEIETLAVAEAVDAGVFFAYGTVSDAEVLFYDQRDERHERVVFDEPLTVTGCVGSISWIEREDTRTSDRREGDEAEDDGHEETNEPPRTGRREREVRTYATFARPSGQALAGRLQGATVLTGECYLRAFDDSFERVAEETGLDTLDL, from the coding sequence ATGAAACATCGGGCGGTGGAGACGACCCGGGAGTTCGTCGCTCGGTTCGAGCGGGGTGCCGAGTGGCGGGCGGAGATCGAGACGCTCGCCGTCGCCGAGGCGGTTGACGCCGGGGTCTTTTTCGCCTACGGGACGGTCTCCGACGCGGAGGTCCTCTTCTACGACCAGCGAGACGAGCGCCACGAGCGGGTGGTCTTCGACGAGCCGCTCACCGTCACCGGCTGTGTCGGGAGCATCTCCTGGATCGAACGCGAGGATACGCGGACGAGCGACCGGCGTGAAGGCGACGAGGCCGAGGACGACGGACATGAGGAGACGAACGAACCGCCCAGAACCGGCCGTCGCGAGCGGGAGGTCCGGACCTACGCGACGTTCGCCCGGCCGAGCGGCCAGGCGCTCGCGGGTCGGCTCCAGGGCGCGACGGTCCTCACTGGCGAGTGTTACCTCCGGGCGTTCGACGACTCGTTCGAGCGAGTCGCGGAGGAAACCGGCCTCGACACGCTCGATCTCTGA
- a CDS encoding Sjogren's syndrome/scleroderma autoantigen 1 family protein, whose protein sequence is MSEFDKEAEREKLREKYERDRHEREATQQMSDLLLRGATMTNRHCGECRSPIFRYEGSEFCPTCEREVERPEEADGTANDREPASAEGAEIDVESAREKAEDAVGRDVGSTEVGTDTGEERPDPEEVSLATAPETAPDRISVPDTVREDDSETTERRRRGGGDLADARSALCETIAHLSRRAANADDPRRAEEFLAAADRAAETLRKLG, encoded by the coding sequence ATGAGCGAGTTCGACAAGGAGGCCGAACGCGAGAAGCTCCGGGAGAAGTACGAGCGCGACCGGCACGAACGCGAGGCGACCCAGCAGATGAGCGACCTGCTCCTGCGGGGTGCGACGATGACCAACCGCCACTGCGGGGAGTGTCGCTCGCCGATCTTCCGCTACGAGGGCAGCGAGTTCTGTCCGACCTGCGAACGGGAGGTCGAGAGACCGGAGGAAGCCGACGGGACCGCGAACGACCGGGAACCCGCGAGCGCGGAGGGCGCCGAGATCGACGTCGAGTCCGCACGCGAGAAAGCGGAGGACGCCGTAGGTCGGGACGTTGGCTCGACCGAAGTAGGTACCGACACGGGAGAGGAGAGACCCGACCCGGAGGAGGTGTCGCTCGCGACCGCGCCCGAGACCGCTCCCGATCGGATCTCGGTGCCCGATACGGTCCGAGAGGACGACTCCGAGACCACCGAGCGGCGACGGAGAGGAGGGGGAGACCTCGCCGACGCCCGTAGCGCGCTCTGTGAGACGATCGCGCACCTCTCGCGGCGGGCGGCGAACGCCGACGATCCCCGACGGGCCGAGGAGTTCCTCGCGGCCGCCGACCGGGCGGCAGAGACGCTCCGAAAGCTCGGCTGA